A DNA window from Helianthus annuus cultivar XRQ/B chromosome 15, HanXRQr2.0-SUNRISE, whole genome shotgun sequence contains the following coding sequences:
- the LOC110912075 gene encoding nuclear polyadenylated RNA-binding protein 4 isoform X3: MAYQHYRSPFGDTTSTKVFVGGLAWETQTDEMRTYFEQFGHILEAVIITDKITGKSKGYGFVTYRDPESAKQACHDPNPMIDGRRANCNIASLGRPRSSPRGRHQGGNIGFQGINTTGQNASASYSGVAQPPLGPRPPPPPPPSIMYPQYGQCTIQHFNSHTIIKCMGPQVQQSPHLIIMLQHTEEHLVQHRRNVSKDLLIFTILRLRWTCQRSLAILRHHLHNCYSPRHIIFLLPLPLGHRLNKIQLKQKVVQLLRRVRTPKTDEKTYTWS, from the exons ATGGCGTACCAACATTATCGATCTCCATTTGGTGATACAACTTCAACCAAAGTGTTTGTTGGTGGGCTTGCTTGGGAGACACAGACTGATGAAATGCGTACGTACTTTGAACAGTTTGGTCACATACTTGAAGCTGTCATCATCACTGATAAAATCACTGGCAAATCTAAGGGTTATGGATTT GTAACTTATAGAGACCCGGAATCTGCAAAACAGGCTTGTCATGATCCCAACCCTATGATTGATGGGAGAAGAGCTAATTGTAATATCGCGTCTCTTGGTCGGCCTCGTTCTTCTCCTCGAG GAAGACATCAAGGAGGAAATATTGGATTTCAAGGGATAAATACAACGGGTCAAAACGCGTCAGCATCTTATAGCGGGGTGGCACAACCACCTCTAGGTCCTCGTCcgccacctccaccaccaccttcTATCATGTATCCACAATATGG GCAATGTACAATCCAGCACTTCAACAGCCATACTATCATCAAATGTATGGGCCCACAAGTCCAACAGTCTCCACACCTTATTATTATGCTCCAACACACAGAGGAACATTTGGTGCAACACAGGCGCAACGTATCCAAGGACCTTCTTATCTTTACTATCCTACGCCTCAGATGGACCTGTCAACGTTCCCTGGCTATCTTACGCCATCACCTCCACAATTGTTACTCCCCACGACACATCATTTTCCTTCTCCCTCTCCCACTG GGTCACAGACTCAACAAAATACAACTGAAACAGAAGGTGGTGCAGTTACTTCGGAGAGTCCGAACACCTAAAACTGATGAAAAAACATACACATGGTCTTAA
- the LOC110912075 gene encoding RNA-binding protein 38 isoform X2 gives MAYQHYRSPFGDTTSTKVFVGGLAWETQTDEMRTYFEQFGHILEAVIITDKITGKSKGYGFVTYRDPESAKQACHDPNPMIDGRRANCNIASLGRPRSSPRGRHQGGNIGFQGINTTGQNASASYSGVAQPPLGPRPPPPPPPSIMYPQYGYATYTPDYAYQQAMYNPALQQPYYHQMYGPTSPTVSTPYYYAPTHRGTFGATQAQRIQGPSYLYYPTPQMDLSTFPGYLTPSPPQLLLPTTHHFPSPSPTGSQTQQNTTETEGGAVTSESPNT, from the exons ATGGCGTACCAACATTATCGATCTCCATTTGGTGATACAACTTCAACCAAAGTGTTTGTTGGTGGGCTTGCTTGGGAGACACAGACTGATGAAATGCGTACGTACTTTGAACAGTTTGGTCACATACTTGAAGCTGTCATCATCACTGATAAAATCACTGGCAAATCTAAGGGTTATGGATTT GTAACTTATAGAGACCCGGAATCTGCAAAACAGGCTTGTCATGATCCCAACCCTATGATTGATGGGAGAAGAGCTAATTGTAATATCGCGTCTCTTGGTCGGCCTCGTTCTTCTCCTCGAG GAAGACATCAAGGAGGAAATATTGGATTTCAAGGGATAAATACAACGGGTCAAAACGCGTCAGCATCTTATAGCGGGGTGGCACAACCACCTCTAGGTCCTCGTCcgccacctccaccaccaccttcTATCATGTATCCACAATATGG ATATGCGACATACACACCCGATTACGCATACCAACAA GCAATGTACAATCCAGCACTTCAACAGCCATACTATCATCAAATGTATGGGCCCACAAGTCCAACAGTCTCCACACCTTATTATTATGCTCCAACACACAGAGGAACATTTGGTGCAACACAGGCGCAACGTATCCAAGGACCTTCTTATCTTTACTATCCTACGCCTCAGATGGACCTGTCAACGTTCCCTGGCTATCTTACGCCATCACCTCCACAATTGTTACTCCCCACGACACATCATTTTCCTTCTCCCTCTCCCACTG GGTCACAGACTCAACAAAATACAACTGAAACAGAAGGTGGTGCAGTTACTTCGGAGAGTCCGAACACCTAA
- the LOC110912075 gene encoding RNA-binding protein 38 isoform X1 produces MAYQHYRSPFGDTTSTKVFVGGLAWETQTDEMRTYFEQFGHILEAVIITDKITGKSKGYGFVTYRDPESAKQACHDPNPMIDGRRANCNIASLGRPRSSPRGRHQGGNIGFQGINTTGQNASASYSGVAQPPLGPRPPPPPPPSIMYPQYGYATYTPDYAYQQQAMYNPALQQPYYHQMYGPTSPTVSTPYYYAPTHRGTFGATQAQRIQGPSYLYYPTPQMDLSTFPGYLTPSPPQLLLPTTHHFPSPSPTGSQTQQNTTETEGGAVTSESPNT; encoded by the exons ATGGCGTACCAACATTATCGATCTCCATTTGGTGATACAACTTCAACCAAAGTGTTTGTTGGTGGGCTTGCTTGGGAGACACAGACTGATGAAATGCGTACGTACTTTGAACAGTTTGGTCACATACTTGAAGCTGTCATCATCACTGATAAAATCACTGGCAAATCTAAGGGTTATGGATTT GTAACTTATAGAGACCCGGAATCTGCAAAACAGGCTTGTCATGATCCCAACCCTATGATTGATGGGAGAAGAGCTAATTGTAATATCGCGTCTCTTGGTCGGCCTCGTTCTTCTCCTCGAG GAAGACATCAAGGAGGAAATATTGGATTTCAAGGGATAAATACAACGGGTCAAAACGCGTCAGCATCTTATAGCGGGGTGGCACAACCACCTCTAGGTCCTCGTCcgccacctccaccaccaccttcTATCATGTATCCACAATATGG ATATGCGACATACACACCCGATTACGCATACCAACAA cagGCAATGTACAATCCAGCACTTCAACAGCCATACTATCATCAAATGTATGGGCCCACAAGTCCAACAGTCTCCACACCTTATTATTATGCTCCAACACACAGAGGAACATTTGGTGCAACACAGGCGCAACGTATCCAAGGACCTTCTTATCTTTACTATCCTACGCCTCAGATGGACCTGTCAACGTTCCCTGGCTATCTTACGCCATCACCTCCACAATTGTTACTCCCCACGACACATCATTTTCCTTCTCCCTCTCCCACTG GGTCACAGACTCAACAAAATACAACTGAAACAGAAGGTGGTGCAGTTACTTCGGAGAGTCCGAACACCTAA